One genomic region from Quercus robur chromosome 4, dhQueRobu3.1, whole genome shotgun sequence encodes:
- the LOC126724517 gene encoding ras-related protein RABH1b isoform X1, producing MAPVSALAKYKLVFLGDQFVGKTNIITRFMYNKFDNTYQATIGIDFLSKTMYLEDRTVRLQLWDTARQERFRSLIPSYIRDSFVAVIVYDVASRQSFLNTSKWIEEVRIDQGSDVIIVLVGNKTDLVEKRQVSIEEGEAKARDLNVIFIETSAKVGFNIKFLSCCLALFRKIAAALPGMETLSSTKQEDMVDVNLKSSNAAATQCQPQSGGCACLYMLWTYDPTSLRHP from the exons ATGGCTCCGGTATCGGCTTTAGCGAAATACAAGCTGGTGTTTTTGGGAGACCAGTTCGTCGGCAAAACCAATATCATCACTCGCTTCATGTACAACAAGTTCGACAACACCTATCAG GCTACCATTGGTATCGATTTCTTGTCAAAGACTATGTACCTTGAAGATCGAACTGTTCGATTGCAGCTTTG GGATACAGCTAGACAAGAAAGGTTCAGGAGTCTCATTCCGAGCTATATTAGGGATTCCTTTGTGGCAGTCATTGTGTATGACGTTGCAA GCAGACAATCCTTCTTAAATACTTCCAAATGGATTGAAGAGGTTCGCATAGATCAAGGCAGTGATGTtatcattgtacttgttggcaaCAAAACAGATCTAGTGGAGAAA AGGCAAGTTTCTATAGAGGAAGGAGAAGCCAAAGCTCGTGACCTGaatgttatttttattgaaactaGTGCCAAGGTCGGCTTTAATATTAAG TTTCTTTCTTGTTGTCTGGCACTATTTCGGAAGATTGCAGCAGCCTTACCTGGAATGGAAACACTTTCCTCGACCAAGCAAGAAGACATGGTTGATGTTAATCTTAAGTCTAGCAATGCAGCTGCAACGCAGTGCCAACCACAGTCAGGAGGATGTGCATGTTTATACATGCTATGGACCTATGATCCAACTTCTTTGCGCCATCCATAA
- the LOC126724517 gene encoding ras-related protein RABH1b isoform X2, translating into MAPVSALAKYKLVFLGDQFVGKTNIITRFMYNKFDNTYQATIGIDFLSKTMYLEDRTVRLQLWDTARQERFRSLIPSYIRDSFVAVIVYDVASRQSFLNTSKWIEEVRIDQGSDVIIVLVGNKTDLVEKRQVSIEEGEAKARDLNVIFIETSAKVGFNIKFLSCCLALFRKIAAALPGMETLSSTKQEDMVDVNLKSSNAAATQCQPQSGG; encoded by the exons ATGGCTCCGGTATCGGCTTTAGCGAAATACAAGCTGGTGTTTTTGGGAGACCAGTTCGTCGGCAAAACCAATATCATCACTCGCTTCATGTACAACAAGTTCGACAACACCTATCAG GCTACCATTGGTATCGATTTCTTGTCAAAGACTATGTACCTTGAAGATCGAACTGTTCGATTGCAGCTTTG GGATACAGCTAGACAAGAAAGGTTCAGGAGTCTCATTCCGAGCTATATTAGGGATTCCTTTGTGGCAGTCATTGTGTATGACGTTGCAA GCAGACAATCCTTCTTAAATACTTCCAAATGGATTGAAGAGGTTCGCATAGATCAAGGCAGTGATGTtatcattgtacttgttggcaaCAAAACAGATCTAGTGGAGAAA AGGCAAGTTTCTATAGAGGAAGGAGAAGCCAAAGCTCGTGACCTGaatgttatttttattgaaactaGTGCCAAGGTCGGCTTTAATATTAAG TTTCTTTCTTGTTGTCTGGCACTATTTCGGAAGATTGCAGCAGCCTTACCTGGAATGGAAACACTTTCCTCGACCAAGCAAGAAGACATGGTTGATGTTAATCTTAAGTCTAGCAATGCAGCTGCAACGCAGTGCCAACCACAGTCAGGAGGAT aA